A section of the Styela clava chromosome 9, kaStyClav1.hap1.2, whole genome shotgun sequence genome encodes:
- the LOC120339690 gene encoding uncharacterized protein LOC120339690, whose protein sequence is MPLIVELPDEDEINEIGAPISTDGAGESGTLDKPKTLHTDTEKPCLDHLKLGIKTDEDMSGEGDVKEKHDLELTDEEDENNKKSSIDMNKLESLYPGWRVPRSMSLPNEDDDNVNDNHEAYIPENVTPFSNVYEKFKSENKNIISPGSESVDSAIESEDQTDTGKLQDKPQPTKEEIRAENERAVAERKRAEKLEKEMSKYPRMTKESLKKLCKDHKLYSTPYLNDNLYLHYKGWWRIENLDEYTGLKCLWLEVNGLRKIENLEKLTNLRCLYLQQNLIEDIENLEELQDLRILNLSNNIISMIQNLSCLPLLETLQVAHNRLTTIDTLQHLVDCPAISVLDLSHNKISDPAVIDIFEQMLNLRVLNLMGNPVIKAIRFYRKTLTVRLKNLTYLDDRPVFPRDRACAEAWHKGGHKAEKEERERWINKERAKIQASVDYLRGIRENAEIRRQELEKLENEDRDEDAHLGDDENSEPESDGDDHKDKEKVNETEEQEKFDLDDLPDLEDVDMSEEFPDSGVAIESKQSSSVDFHFDIDSGFKKIMIEEITDNSDEKKAGTLLSEVDNEETSSVENGTSAVDPVVIDNGTSVDDLGNGLIEEIVMESDKIKPSAIVDAEKSIVNTVNVMFGADKHETLSCEGSGPLFEKIFKEEDLPTDNDHEEETKKPMIVELSQDDLEFGLD, encoded by the coding sequence ATGCCTTTAATTGTGGAATTACCTGATGAGGATGAAATCAATGAGATTGGAGCACCTATTTCCACAGATGGCGCTGGTGAAAGTGGCACTCTTGACAAACCGAAAACTCTTCATACAGACACAGAAAAACCATGTTTGGACCATCTCAAACTTGGGATAAAGACTGATGAAGATATGTCTGGTGAAGGTGACGTTAAAGAAAAACATGATCTGGAACTTACAgatgaagaagatgaaaataatAAGAAGTCATCTATTGATATGAACAAGTTAGAAAGTTTATACCCTGGTTGGAGAGTTCCACGCAGCATGAGTTTACCTAATGAAGATGATGACAATGTAAATGACAATCATGAGGCTTACATACCTGAAAATGTAACACCATTTTCTAATgtttatgaaaaattcaaatcagaaaataaaaatattatctcaCCTGGGAGTGAATCTGTTGATTCCGCGATTGAATCAGAAGACCAAACTGATACTGGAAAGCTGCAAGACAAACCACaaccaacaaaagaagaaattcGTGCTGAAAATGAGAGGGCTGTAGCCGAACGAAAAAGAgcagaaaaattagaaaaagaaatGTCGAAATATCCTAGAATGACAAAAGAAAGCCTGAAAAAGTTGTGCAAAGATCACAAACTGTACTCGACGCCATATCTCAATGATAATCTTTATCTCCATTATAAGGGATGGTGGCGAATTGAAAATTTGGATGAGTACACAGGTTTAAAATGCTTATGGCTGGAAGTAAATGGTTTGAGAAAAATAGAAAACCttgaaaaattaacaaatttgaGATGCCTTTATTTGCAACAAAATCTTATTGAAGATATTGAAAATTTGGAAGAATTACAAGATTTGAGAATACTCAATTTGAGTAATAACATAATATCAATGATACAAAACCTGTCTTGCTTGCCTCTCCTTGAAACGTTACAAGTTGCACATAATCGTTTAACAACTATTGATACCTTGCAACATCTTGTCGATTGCCCGGCCATCAGTGTTCTTGATCTTTCGCATAACAAAATTTCCGATCCAGCTGTTATTGATATATTTGAGCAAATGTTGAACCTTCGTGTCCTTAATCTAATGGGTAATCCTGTCATAAAAGCTATTCGATTCTATCGTAAGACTTTGACGGTCAGATTGAAAAATCTCACTTATCTTGATGACAGACCTGTATTTCCGAGAGACCGGGCCTGTGCTGAGGCTTGGCATAAAGGCGGCCACAAGGCAGAAAAAGAAGAGAGAGAAAGATGGATCAATAAAGAACGAGCTAAAATTCAAGCAAGTGTGGATTACTTACGTGGTATCAGGGAAAATGCTGAAATACGACGACAAGAATTGGAAAAACTGGAAAATGAAGACAGAGATGAGGATGCACATTTAGGCGATGATGAAAATAGCGAACCAGAAAGTGATGGAGATGATCATAAAGATAAAGAAAAAGTAAATGAAACTGAAGAAcaagaaaaatttgatttagaTGATTTGCCTGATCTTGAAGATGTGGATATGTCAGAAGAATTCCCAGATTCTGGTGTTGCAATAGAAAGCAAACAATCATCAAGCGTGGACTTTCATTTCGATATAGATtcaggatttaaaaaaattatgattgaGGAAATTACTGACAATTCCGATGAGAAGAAAGCAGGCACCCTGTTGTCTGAAGTCGACAATGAAGAAACTTCTTCAGTTGAAAACGGTACATCTGCAGTTGATCCTGTCGTAATCGACAATGGAACATCGGTGGATGATTTGGGAAATGGACTAATTGAAGAGATAGTAATGGAAAGTGATAAAATTAAACCCAGTGCAATTGTTGATGCTGAAAAGTCTATAGTCAATACTGTTAATGTTATGTTTGGTGCAGATAAACATGAAACTCTATCATGTGAAGGTTCTGGCCCATTGTTTGAGAAAATCTTCAAGGAAGAAGATCTTCCCACTGACAATGATCATGAAGAAGAGACAAAGAAACCAATGATTGTTGAATTATCACAAGATGACTTAGAGTTTGGTTTGGACTGA
- the LOC120338951 gene encoding putative RNA polymerase II nuclear localization protein SLC7A6OS, producing the protein MTSVIRVKRKRDCEPSEALLLARKKLKNDFDKEPTKSDIADVIKIEEKVFHFAGTVEPDIAHSQHVVVERVKEAIFHRNQQKEILRAGSRKRKLPKFAPFPELPKIKHLKDATIAACQSVLREKCLNFSSDNKLAVNSKKSQKQIDSRAESCEKCTIYHNDDHIPRINNVNGGNVDSIMCNNVKMFREKLNVSAKPKSESTEFVYDLYYCRDTTSNWNMSDILYVQPYRYAVGELLAASDSEEELYDDEDDSNDEDNWRNDYPDEEDDDDDSSGSSSTSEDEWDRFVQQEEEDMENDDDDLDGGNNDANDACEQFGAEQDYDYHDDLDAEAAFDYDQNDNNDQNDPNPY; encoded by the exons ATGACCTCTGTTATTCGAGTGAAGAGGAAAAGAGATTGTGAACCTTCTGAAGCTTTGTTATTGGctcgaaaaaaattgaaaaatgattttgacaAAGAACCTACCAAAAGTGACATAGcggacgtcatcaaaattgaagaaaaagttTTTCATTTTGCCGGAACTGTGGAGCCTGATATAGCTCATTCACAGCATGTTGTTGTGGAACGAGTAAAAGAAGCAATATTTCACAGAAACCAACAAAAAGAAATATTACGGGCTGGGTCACGAAAACGAAAACTGCCAAAATTTGCCCCTTTTCCTGAACTGCCAAAAATAAAGCATCTCAAAGATGCAACGATTGCAGCTTGTCAATCTGTTCTTCGTGAAAAGTGCCTTAATTTTTCTTCTGATAATAAACTTGCCGTAAACTCTAAGAAGAGTCAAAAGCAAATTGACTCGAGGGCTGAAAGTTGCGAAAAATGCACAATTTATCATAATGATGATCATATACCCAGGATAAACAATGTCAATGGTGGCAATGTTGATTCTATAATGTGCAATAATGTTAAAATGTTTCGTGAAAAATTGAATGTTTCAGCGAAGCCAAAATCAGAATCAACAGAATTTGTCTATGACCTGTATTACTGCAGAGATACCACCTCCAATTGGAATATGTCAGACATTCTTTACGTTCAACCTTACAG GTATGCAGTGGGTGAATTATTGGCTGCATCAGATTCTGAGGAAGAATTGTATGATGATGAGGATGATAGTAATGATGAAGATAACTGGAGGAATGATTATCCAGATGAAgaagatgatgatgatgatagTTCAGGATCTTCTTCTACAAG TGAAGACGAATGGGATCGTTTCGTtcaacaagaagaagaagatatggaaaatgatgatgatgatttaGATGGAGGAAATAACGACGCTAATGATGCTTGCGAACAGTTTGGTGCTGAACAAGATTATGATTACCATGATGATTTAGATGCAGAAGCGGCATTTGACTATGATCAGAATGATAATAATGATCAAAATGATCCAAATCCTTATTGA